The nucleotide window CTGCCGCCGGTGAGCGCGGCTCCTCCGGCGGCGACCACGGGCGCCGCGTACCGGCCGAGCTGGTCCTTGTAGGCCACGAGCACGTTGGTGCCGCCGGAGATCATCGCGGCCACCACCATCGCGGCCACGATCCGGTCCCCCGTGCGCTCGACGCGGGCGACGAGGGGCTCGAGCTCGCCGGTCTTGAGGTTCACGTCCACGCCGCCGTCGTCGAGGCGCTCGAGGAACTTGCGCGCGTACCCGGGCAGGTCGAAGCCGAGCTCGGCCGCGGCCGCGGCTGCGCCGGCCACGCGTGCGGCGAGGCGCCGGGGGTTCAGATGCTCCCCGGCCATGCGCGCGGCGAACGGGGTGAGGACGAAGGAGTAGTCGAAGCCCGGGTGGAGCCGCACGCCGACGCCGTCCACGATGATCAGCATCCGGCACAGCTGCACGAGCTCCGGCGGCAGCGCCAGCCGGTGGTGCCGCACGATCGCGAAGACCTGGGAGACGATCTGGTCCACGCGGATCTCCGCGAGCTCGGCGCCGTCGAGGCGGGAGGTGATGCGGAAGACCTCCCAGCGCAGGCGGCGCCGGTCCACGGTGCCGCGCGGAGGCGCGATCTCCAGGAGCCCCCGCACGAGCCCGTCGGTGTCCTGGCTCGCGAACGCCATCGCCATGCGGGCGAACTGGCGTCGGACAGCGGGGCTGATCCGGCCGACGGAGCCGAAGTCGATGAACCCGATCGTGCCGTCGGACTCGATGAACAGGTTGCCCGCGTGAGGGTCCGCGTGGAACACCCCGTGCTCGAACACCATGCGCAGCAGGACGTCGGCGGCGCGGTAGGCGAGGTCCTCGCGGTCCACGCCGGCGGCGTCCAGGGCGTCGACGTCGTCCACCCGCAGGCCGGAGAGGCGCTGCATGGTCAGCACGCGCGAGGACGTGGTCTCCCAGTCGATCCACGGGAAGCGCACGCCCGGAGTGCCCGCGAAGTTGGCCGCGATCTCCTCGCACGCCCGCGCCTCCACCAGGTAGTCCAGCTCGGCCCGCAGGGAGCGGTCGAACTGCTCCACCATCCCCACGATGTCCATGTCCTGCAGCGTCTGGAAGGCGCGGGAGAGGCGCCCGGCCAGCGTCCGCAGGATCTCCAGGTCGGTCTGGACCTCCTCCACCACGCCGGGCTTGCGGATCTTCACGACGACGTCGCGCCCGTCCCGCAGCCGCCCCAGGTGCGCCTGGCCAATCGAGGCGGTCGCCAGCGGCGTCGTGTCGAACCACGCGAAGATCTCGTCCACGGAGGCCCCGAAGTCCTCGCGCACGGTCTCGGCGAGCGCCTCGAACGGGATGGGGGTGGTGCTGTCCGTCAACCGGGCGAACGCACGGCAGTAGCTCTCCGGGAAGAGGTCGGGCCGGGTCGAGATCAGCTGGCCCAGCTTCACGAACGTGGTCCCGAGCTCCTCGAAGGTGCGCACCACGAGCTCGGGGCGGGCGGCGGCGTCGACGCCTCCCAGGTGAGCCTGCCGGTCCGTGGCCGGCAGCCAGCGGCCGAGCCCGGCCTGCACGGCCGTCGCGTAGAGGCCGTTCCGGGACATGACGTGGGCGATCTCACGGTAGCGCTGGAGCTGGCGGGCCATGGGGTCCACGCTACGCGAGGGGACGGCCCGCCCCTACCGCCTGGCGTAGCGCAGCATGTTCGGCCGGCACGGCGCCTCGGCGGCGATCAGCATGTCCGGCGCCACCGCCCCCTCGGCCCGGAGGGAGAAGAGCCGGTCCACCACGCGGTCTCGCACGCCGTACGGGCTGATCGCGTTGACGTTGATCTTCGTCGCGCCCTCGAAGCCGGCCAGCGTGGAGACACGCCATTTGAGGCACACCCGCCACGGCATGCCGGCCTCGACGTCGGCCGGGCGGGTGTGCCACTCCTCGTTGCAGGGCACGTCCGCGCCGGTCGCGGCGTGGGCGGCGTGGAGCAGGTCGGACATGCCGCGCAGCTCCTCGGGCGCCTGGGCCCACGGATCCGACTCCGCGCTCTTGGAGTACACCTCGAGGGTCGGGTAGCGGTGCCCGAAGCCGGCGAACATGACGGCGTGCTCGTTCTCCGCGATCACCAGGCTGTGGCGGGCCGCGTAGTTGACGGCGTCCTCGTTGAAGACGTTCGGGTCGGCGCGCAGCCGCGCGAGCACCGCCTCGTTCTGCGCTCCACGCTCGTCGATGGCCACCAGCTGCTTGTGCAGGTGGTCGAAGGAGGCGCCGGCGGGCTTGAGCCAGTTCTGGAACACCGAGACGTAGCGGACGTCGCGGTTGGCCTCGTACAGCGCGCGGGCGGCCTCCGCGGTGAAGGCGATGAACGCGTGGTGCTCGTCCAGGGTCAGCGTGCCGGCGCTGGCCAGCCGGTGGTCGTCCGCGGCGCCGTCCACGTAGTGGCGCCGGGCGATGATCACGTCGTGCCCGCCGCCGAAGAACCCCGAGGCCGCATCGATCGTCTCGCCCTCGGACATCGCGTCGATCTCGTCGGGGCTCCTCCCCGCGGCCCGCAGCTTCGTCCCGACGACGGCGCGCACGTGGGCCCGGCCGGCCTCCGAGGCGAGGTAGTCATCGCGGTGGCGCCGCGCCGCCGTCGTGAGCTCGTAGCCGTAGTTGGCGCGCCAGTAGTCGTAGCTGAGGATCTCGAAGAGGTTGGGGACCCGGCGGAACGCGGCGACGGTGTCGAAGAGGTGCTCAGCACCGAGGCCGGCGAGGGTCTCGAAGGACCCTCCCGCGCCGCGGACGACGCGGGCCTTCTCCGGCGGGGTCTCCAGGTATCGCCCCGCGCAGAACGCGCAGTGACGGTCGTGCTCAGCCGGATCGAGGGGGCGCGGCTCCGGCCGCGCGAGCCCCAGCGGGCGGTTGGCCCGCCCCGGGACGGTCCACACCTCGGTGCCGCTGAACGGGTTGACCTGCTTGATCGTGCCGTCCGCCATGGTGCGGAGGAACTGCGGCGCGTGCTGGTGGGGCTGGAGCATGGCTCTCCTCGCGGGGCGGCGGCGTCGGGACCAGGCTAGCGGCCCCTCCCGTGCCGTCTCGGCTCACCGGGCCATCCGCGGCGCGAGCGTCTGCCGGATCTCGCTGACCACGACGGGACCGACGTTCCGACGCCGGAGCGGTGAGGCGCCGATGCGTCTGCCTGCTGCCACGGATGGCGGGGGTCTCCGTCCTTCGCCCAGACTCGGGCGCGCAGCTGACCTCGTCTACAGGGTCCCCGCCGCGCTCGCGATCGCCCGGTAGTCCGCGGCGAGCGAGTCCAGCGTCGCGTGGGCATTGAGCCCGCTCGGATTCGGCGCCACGAACAGGCGGGTGCTCGGCCACGGCGAGTCCTGCTCCCCCAGGCGCGCCTTCGGCACGCCGAACGCCGTCCGGTAGGAGGTCACCCCCAGCACCGCGACGGCGGCGGGCGCGTGCGCGGTGACGAGGGCGTCCAGCCGGGCGGGGGCGGCCTCGAGCTCGGCCCGCACGAGCTCGTCGGCGCGGGCCGTGGCGCGCGGGACCAGGTTGGAGATGCCGATGCCCTTGGCCCGGAGCTCGGCCAGGCCGACGTCGGGATAGCCGCCGGAGGCGTCGATGAGGTGCGAGGTGATGCGGGCCCGGTGCAGGGCCGGGTAGAAGCGGTTGCCGGGTCGGCC belongs to Micrococcus sp. 2A and includes:
- a CDS encoding AarF/UbiB family protein encodes the protein MARQLQRYREIAHVMSRNGLYATAVQAGLGRWLPATDRQAHLGGVDAAARPELVVRTFEELGTTFVKLGQLISTRPDLFPESYCRAFARLTDSTTPIPFEALAETVREDFGASVDEIFAWFDTTPLATASIGQAHLGRLRDGRDVVVKIRKPGVVEEVQTDLEILRTLAGRLSRAFQTLQDMDIVGMVEQFDRSLRAELDYLVEARACEEIAANFAGTPGVRFPWIDWETTSSRVLTMQRLSGLRVDDVDALDAAGVDREDLAYRAADVLLRMVFEHGVFHADPHAGNLFIESDGTIGFIDFGSVGRISPAVRRQFARMAMAFASQDTDGLVRGLLEIAPPRGTVDRRRLRWEVFRITSRLDGAELAEIRVDQIVSQVFAIVRHHRLALPPELVQLCRMLIIVDGVGVRLHPGFDYSFVLTPFAARMAGEHLNPRRLAARVAGAAAAAAELGFDLPGYARKFLERLDDGGVDVNLKTGELEPLVARVERTGDRIVAAMVVAAMISGGTNVLVAYKDQLGRYAAPVVAAGGAALTGGSVYLAWTGRPRRKPRR
- a CDS encoding DUF4921 family protein; translation: MLQPHQHAPQFLRTMADGTIKQVNPFSGTEVWTVPGRANRPLGLARPEPRPLDPAEHDRHCAFCAGRYLETPPEKARVVRGAGGSFETLAGLGAEHLFDTVAAFRRVPNLFEILSYDYWRANYGYELTTAARRHRDDYLASEAGRAHVRAVVGTKLRAAGRSPDEIDAMSEGETIDAASGFFGGGHDVIIARRHYVDGAADDHRLASAGTLTLDEHHAFIAFTAEAARALYEANRDVRYVSVFQNWLKPAGASFDHLHKQLVAIDERGAQNEAVLARLRADPNVFNEDAVNYAARHSLVIAENEHAVMFAGFGHRYPTLEVYSKSAESDPWAQAPEELRGMSDLLHAAHAATGADVPCNEEWHTRPADVEAGMPWRVCLKWRVSTLAGFEGATKINVNAISPYGVRDRVVDRLFSLRAEGAVAPDMLIAAEAPCRPNMLRYARR
- a CDS encoding mismatch-specific DNA-glycosylase; amino-acid sequence: MRFTQAELQEFRDRTVPDLLPDPLRLLFVGINPSLWSAATGAHFGRPGNRFYPALHRARITSHLIDASGGYPDVGLAELRAKGIGISNLVPRATARADELVRAELEAAPARLDALVTAHAPAAVAVLGVTSYRTAFGVPKARLGEQDSPWPSTRLFVAPNPSGLNAHATLDSLAADYRAIASAAGTL